The Wansuia hejianensis genomic interval CAGGAATCCATTGGGCATATTGGGAGCAGAAACGTCTTCGACCAGGGCGCTGTCTATGCGCATAATATTTCCCTGTTGAAAAACAGTTCCGCGGGGATCATTCTTCATGTCTGTCCTCACTAAATAAAATATTCAATTTTAATATATGTAGAAGGAGCGGAGATTGTTTCTGTGAATAAAGTATCAGACATAATGCGTGAAAGCTTCTGATCTGAAAATAGCAGCTTCCCCTCACCAAACTGAAGCTATCCGCATATGATAAAACAGGAAGGATACAGCAGGGGAGCAGAATCTATGAGATCGTTAAAAGATTTAAAGCCGGGAGAAAAAGCGGTCGTCGCAGAATTGCATATGGAAGGCGGAATGCGCCGGCGGCTTCAGGATATCGGACTGATTAAAGGTACTGCTGTAGAATGCCTGGGACGCAGTCCTGGGGGAGATCCTTCAGCATATCTGATCCGGGGCGCTGTCATCGCTATCCGCGAGGAAGACAGCGCCTCAATTTTTATCTGTTAGGAGGAAACTATGGGGCTGACCAGTCATTCTGTAGGGAGGCATGCAGTGGATTCTGGGCTTGAAATCCACAGGCACAGCCCTTCCGACCGTATTATAGCTGTAGCAGGTAATCCCAACGTGGGGAAAAGCACTGTCTTTAACGGGCTGACAGGGATGAAGCAGCACACCGGCAACTGGCCGGGAAAGACTGTTGCCAACGCGCAGGGGTATTGTACGTCAGATAAAAATACTTATATCTTAGTGGATATTCCGGGGACTTATTCTCTGATGGCGCATTCGGCAGAAGAAGAAGTGGCCCGGAATTTTATCTGCTTCGGCGGACCGGACGCAGTCCTGGTTGTCTGTGATGCCACCTGTCTGGAACGGAACCTGAATCTGGTGCTGCAGATCCTGGAAATTACCGGACATGCGGCTGTCTGCGTCAATCTGATGGATGAGGCGGAAAGGAAGCAGATTCATATTAATCTGAAACTGCTGTCAGAAAAGCTGGGCGTCCCGGTCATAGGCACGACAGGGAGAGACAAACGCAGCGTGCGGAAGATCCTCGATGTGCTGGATCAGCTTTCAGAAAAAGAAGGGCCGGATGAAGGCTGCAGGATTCTTTATTCTCAGCCGTTGGAGGCTGCAATTTCTCTTCTGGAACCGGAGGTACGGGCAGCAGCCGGCGGGAACATCAACAGCCGTTGGGCCAGCCTCAGGCTTCTGGGAGGTGATAAAAAGCTAATCGGTGAAATGGATCAGAGCCTTGGGATCCAGCTTGAAAAAGATGAGGCGGTGGCTAAAGCCATGAAAAAGGCAGACGCACTTCTGCTTGACAACGGAATGGGCCAGGGAGAGCGGGAAGACTGCATCGTATCCGCCCTGGTCAGACAGGCGGAGGAAATCTGCCGGGAAGTGGTCTGCTGTGAAAAAGATGAATATCACGAAACAGACCGGAAAATAGACCGTCTGCTGACGGGAAAATGGGTGGGCTATCCGGTGATGCTGGGGCTGCTGGCCGTGATATTCTGGCTTACGATTACCGGAGCAAACTATCCCTCCCGGCTGCTGTCGGAAGGCCTGTTCTGGATACAGGAAAAACTGACCCTGTTATTCGAATATCTGCATGCTCCCGCCTGGCTTCACGGAGCGCTGGTGCTGGGAGTTTACCGGGTATTGGCCTGGGTGGTGTCTGTCATGCTGCCTCCCATGGCAATATTTTTTCCATTGTTTACCCTCCTGGAAGACGTGGGTTACCTTCCGAGAGTTGCCTATAATCTGGATAAACCCTTTCATAAATGCGGAGCCTGCGGCAAACAGTCTCTGAGCATGTGCATGGGATTCGGATGTAACGCTGCCGGGGTGATCGGCTGCCGGATCATCGATTCGCCGAGGGAACGGCTGTTGGCAATCCTGACTAACAGCTTCGTGCCCTGCAACGGCCGTTTTCCGCAACCATACGAACAGAAAGAATTCAGGAATTTATTCGTTTTTTAAAGCATTTAGTATATTGATGATGATTTCTATTTTCTGTTCTGTAGGAAGAGAGGAGTGTTCCAGTTTCCGCTCTATGAGATCATAATGAAATTCACTGATTTTATTGGCGAGGGAACAGGTGTCAGGTGAGGCGGATGGATAGATGATTACGTCCTTGACTTGGTTTTTCTTCAAAATTCTTTCCTTTCAATTAAGGGTGTTCCGATATATTGTATAGGCATCTTAAGTTGTCCTATAACGATGTAAATGATTAGGGATATTAATTTGTAAAAATCTGAAAGGAATGCTTGACGATATATTGTCGACAATATATAATAGACAGAAAAGGGAAGCTATTTTAGGAGTACATACTATCTGTTCCTATTAGCAAGAAAGGAGAATCAATATGCCAATTGTAAAAGCATCAAAAGACCGTGTGCAGACCGGAGTGCATTTTATGCTGGGGAATTACGCACTGGTGGAAGGCGCCATCAGCGCCGGCTGTAATTTCTTCGGTGGCTATCCCATTACGCCTGCCAATGAGATTTCGGAGAGAATGTCTCAGAGGCTGCCGGAGGTGGGAGGCAAGTTCGTGCAGGGGGAAGACGAGCTGTTTTCTATTTTTGCGTGTACAGCCGCATCCCTGGCAGGAGGCAAGGTTATGACAGCTACCGCCAGCGCCGGCTATAATTATATGCAGGAGGGGCTGGGCTACGCGTACACGATCGAAGCGCCGCTGGTTGTGGCGGATGTGCAGAGATGCCGCGGCGAGAACTATGCCAGCCAGGCGGACGTCTACCAGATGAGGTATGGGGCCAGCGGCGATTATGAAGCGATTGTCGTATGTCCTTCGTCGGTACAGGAGCTTTACGATTATATGATCTGGGCGTTTAACCTGGCAGAAGAATACAGGAATCCTGTTATTGTCATGTCAGAGACGACGATTGCCCTGATGCGTGAACGGCTGGATATTCCTGAAGCTTCCCAGATTGACCTTTATAATAGGAATTATACCTCGCTGCCGCCGGAGGAATATCTGCCCTTTGCTGCTCCTGAGTTTGGCTGTCCTAATTTCGCGCCTCTGGGCGAGGGCTATCATACGATTTATTCCCTGAATCCCCATGATGAGAAAGGAAGCATCGACTGGGACCCGGAAGTGTTTGAACGTCTGTATAAGAGGATCTGCGGCAAGGTACGTGAGAACGCTGATAAGATCTGCCGAACCGAGACCTTCATGATGGATGATGCTGAATACGCGATTGTAGCATATGGCAGTGAAGTCCGTCCTTCCATAGAAGCGGCTGAGAAAGCCAGAGAATGCGGTATTAAGGTAGGAGTATTAAAGCTCTGCAACGTATGGCCGGTTCCGGAGAAAGCCATCGCAGAAGTGTCGAAGAATGTTTCCAAGATTTTTGCAGTTGAAATGAACATGGGCAAGTATGTGAATGAAATTGCAAGAGTTGCCGCGGGGCGGTGTGAGGTAATCCCTGTGACCAAGAATTTGGGTCTGGTACATACCGGTTATGAGATTTTAAATGAGATCAAAAAGGGGGTTAAGTAAAATGAGCGAGCTGAAAGTCAATCCCAGAAGAAAATATTTAAGGCCAGAAAAGCTTCCGCACTTTTTCTGCTCCGGCTGTGGCTGCGGGCAGGTACTTAATTATTATATGCAGGCTCTGGAAGAGCTGGACATGGACCCCCGGAAAATGGTTCACGTTGCCGGCGTGGGCTGTACGGCCAGAATTCCCGTATATATTAAAACAGACATGTTCCATGGCGTCCACGGCAGAACCCTGGCCTGGGCAACCGGTGTGAAGATGATGAAGCCAGATGTGCCGGTGGTTATATTCGCGGGCGACGGCGATATCGCTTCGATCGGCGGCAACCACTTAATCCATGCGGCG includes:
- the feoB gene encoding ferrous iron transporter B → MGLTSHSVGRHAVDSGLEIHRHSPSDRIIAVAGNPNVGKSTVFNGLTGMKQHTGNWPGKTVANAQGYCTSDKNTYILVDIPGTYSLMAHSAEEEVARNFICFGGPDAVLVVCDATCLERNLNLVLQILEITGHAAVCVNLMDEAERKQIHINLKLLSEKLGVPVIGTTGRDKRSVRKILDVLDQLSEKEGPDEGCRILYSQPLEAAISLLEPEVRAAAGGNINSRWASLRLLGGDKKLIGEMDQSLGIQLEKDEAVAKAMKKADALLLDNGMGQGEREDCIVSALVRQAEEICREVVCCEKDEYHETDRKIDRLLTGKWVGYPVMLGLLAVIFWLTITGANYPSRLLSEGLFWIQEKLTLLFEYLHAPAWLHGALVLGVYRVLAWVVSVMLPPMAIFFPLFTLLEDVGYLPRVAYNLDKPFHKCGACGKQSLSMCMGFGCNAAGVIGCRIIDSPRERLLAILTNSFVPCNGRFPQPYEQKEFRNLFVF
- a CDS encoding transketolase C-terminal domain-containing protein produces the protein MPIVKASKDRVQTGVHFMLGNYALVEGAISAGCNFFGGYPITPANEISERMSQRLPEVGGKFVQGEDELFSIFACTAASLAGGKVMTATASAGYNYMQEGLGYAYTIEAPLVVADVQRCRGENYASQADVYQMRYGASGDYEAIVVCPSSVQELYDYMIWAFNLAEEYRNPVIVMSETTIALMRERLDIPEASQIDLYNRNYTSLPPEEYLPFAAPEFGCPNFAPLGEGYHTIYSLNPHDEKGSIDWDPEVFERLYKRICGKVRENADKICRTETFMMDDAEYAIVAYGSEVRPSIEAAEKARECGIKVGVLKLCNVWPVPEKAIAEVSKNVSKIFAVEMNMGKYVNEIARVAAGRCEVIPVTKNLGLVHTGYEILNEIKKGVK
- a CDS encoding FeoA family protein, with amino-acid sequence MRSLKDLKPGEKAVVAELHMEGGMRRRLQDIGLIKGTAVECLGRSPGGDPSAYLIRGAVIAIREEDSASIFIC